The window TACCGATGGGCTGAAAGAGTGATTGTATTTTGTCAGGGAAAAATTATCGCGGACGGGACGCCGCTGGAAATATTTCTAGATAAGGAAATTTTAGAACAGGCAAATTTAAAACAGCCAACTATGCTGGAGGTTTATGAATCGCTTGTAGAGAAACATCTGTTAGAAGATACAAAAGCCTATCCGAAAAGTATGCAGGAATTTAAGAAAATGCTTGGAGAATAGATGTTATTATTTGACATTTTACCCGGGGTTTGTTATTATATATATAATAATTTAATATTCATTGGTGCCAGCAAATGTTTGTTAAGGGCAAAGGGAAATGGGTGAAAATCCCATACGGTCACGCCACTGTGAAGGTAAGTATTCACTTACTAAGTCAGATACCAGCCAATGAGGTATGTTGTTACATTTAGTTACGAACGATGACTGGGTGTTTTTAGCGAAGAAATTCGCTAGCGTCCTGTTTACAGGACCGCACACCTGATTTACATTTTGTAAATGCAGGTGATTTTTTTGTCTTGTTTTTAATGGCGTTCACATTAAAAGCAAAAGAAGGAGAAAAAATGAACAAAAAACAAAGGAAAATTGTCGCAGCTGCGACAGCTTTTGCGCTGGCTTTCGGAATAACTCCGGTAGTAAGTGCAATGCACATCATGGAAGGTTACCTTCCACCTGCATACTGCATTGCGTGGGGCGTCGTCAGTGTTCCATTCCTGGTAGCGGGTTACTTTTCAATTAAAAAGACGTTATCCAACAACCGTAAATCTATCACGATTCTTGCTATGGCAGGCGCATTCGTTTTCGTACTTTCATCTTTAAAGATTCCGTCCGTAACAGGAAGCTGTTCACATATGACTGGCACCGGACTTGGTGCAATTTTATTCGGGCCGAGCGCAGTCGGCATTCTGGGTATCATTGTACTGATTTTCCAGGCGATTCTGCTTGCCCATGGTGGACTTACCACGCTTGGTGCCAATACATTTTCTATGGCTATTGCAGGCCCGTTCCTTTCATATGGAATTTATAAATTATGCCAGAAGCTGAAAGTCAATCGATATGCAGGCATTTTTCTGGCAGCATCCATCGGTGACTTGTTCACCTATTGTGTAACCAGTATTGAGCTTGCACTTGCATATCCATCTGCAAACGGCGGTGTTGCAGCATCTGCACTTAAGTTCCTTGCCGTGTTTGCACCGACACAGGTTCCGCTGGCAATTATTGAAGGTATTCTGACTGTTGTCATCATTATGGGTCTTGAAACATATGCAAAATCCGAATTGACAGATCTCGGAGTCCTGAATGGAGGCAAAGCTTGATGTCAAAGACAAAAAACAAAGTGATTATTTTATTGGTTATTGCAGCGCTTATCGCTCTTATCCCGTTGTTCACACTGAAGGGCGCTGAATTCGGTGGCTCCGATGATGCAGGAAGCCAAGTGATTTCTCAGATTACAGGTTCCGAATATCAGCGTTGGTTTAAACCTGTTATGGAAACTTGGATTGGCGGAGAATTACCGGGCGAAATTGAGAGCTTACTCTTTTGCGTACAAACAGGCATTGGAGTCGGCGTAATTGCTTTTTTAATGGGAAGATTTGTAGAGAGAAACAAAAAAGAAAATCGGGAGAAAAAAACTCAATAATATTTTTTCATTGATTGAAAGATAAAAAATAACGTTGCTGCAAAAACACTGCCTAACCAAAGCCTTGTCCAGCGCTATACTGGGCTGGGCTTTTATTGATACAAGGAGACAGCTATTATGAATAAAAAGGCGATTCTTATTGTAAGCTTTGGTACAAGTCATAGTGATACAAAAAAAAATACAATTGATCAGATTGAACTTGATATAAAAAACGCATATCCAGAGTATATGATATATCGTGCATTTACAAGCAAAATAATTATTAAGATCTTAAAGAACAGAGATGGCATCAACATATCTACTGTAGCAGAGGCTATGGAACGGATGAAAATGGATGGTGTTGAAGAGGTTATTGTTCAACCTACACATATACTGAACGGAATAGAAAATGACAGTATGATTCAAGATGTCAATTTCTATAAAAAAGGCTTCAACTCGATTAAGTTTGGCGCACCGCTGCTTAACTCTACAGCAGATTATTGGAGAGTGATTGGTGCGTTTGTAAAGAAATTACCGAAAATTTCTAAACACGAGGCTATTGTATGCATGGGTCATGGAACAGAACATTACACCAATGCAGCCTATGCAGCTCTTGACTATATGCTTAAAGATGATGGCTATGATGATATTTATGTCGCTACGGTCGAAGCATATCCTGCGCTGACAGATATCATCAAACGACTAAAGAAAAATAAATACAACAAGATCATTTTAACTCCATTCATGATAGTTTCAGGTGATCATGCTAAAAATGATATGGCAGGAGTTCAGGGGAAATCTTGGAGAACTATATTAGAAAAAGAAGGTTTTGAAGTGTCATGTGTTTTAGAAGGCCTTGGGGAGAATGAAGAGATTAGAAGAATATTTGTTGACCATATTAAGGATGCAAAACAGGCTGCTACATGTTAACTGAAAAAAATCATAGAAAGCACATTGTTGCATCTGTTTTATGTTTGTCGCTTATCATTGGGGTACTTACATCCTGCAATCAGATGAATCCTTCTCAGGTGTCATCAAGTACTGAGGCAGGCGATGCATCCGTAAAAAGCACAGCTTTTACGGATGCGATTGGAAATAAAGTTGAAGCAACATCTGCAAAACGTGTGATAGCGTTAATGGGAAGCTTTGCGGAAACATGGCTGAATGCCGGCGGGACTCTCGTCGGCGTAACCAGCGACGCCTATACGGGGCACCAGATGAACCTCAGTAAAGATGTCGTAAATCTCGGCCTTTATACAAATCCCAGTATGGAAAAAATCATCTCATTAAAGCCGGACTTTATTATTTTATCGGCTGACACCACGGAACACGTGAAGCTGTGTAAAACGCTGCGGCAAGCAGGATTAAACGCCGCCTGTTTTAAAGTCAACACATTCGGTGATTATCTTAAGATGCTGCAGATTTGCACGCAAATTACCGGGAGAAATGATCTATATGAGAAAAATGGGACAGTGATAGAAAAGCAGATTGACACTGTAATCGCCGGAGCTAACGGGAAAAAATCTCCAAGTGTTCTGTTTGTTCGGGCATATTCGAGTGGATATAAAGCATTAAACTCAAGCAGTATGACCGGAGTGATGCTGAAAGATTTGGGAGCGACGAATATTGCAGACAATGACAGAAACTTGCTTGATAATTTAAGTATGGACGCCATTATTGAGCGCGACCCGGATTATATTCTTGTAGTAACCATGGGGTCAAATGAAAAAAAAGCTTTGGCTCTTATTGATCAGCAATTAAAATCAAATCCGGCATGGGCAGGGCTGAAAGCAGTTAAAAATAATAAATATTATGTAATACCGCGTGATTTATTTCACTATAAGCCAAACGCCAGATGGGGTGAAAGTTATGAGTATCTTTCAAAGCTTCTTTATGGGGACTAATCATCGACGTTTTCATTGGAATTCTTTAAAAAGGATACCGTGGTTTGTATTCTTTCCAATAGTTTTAATCATTGTTGCCATACTTAGCCTTACTCTTGGTACTGTTACGATCACTCCTGTGCAGCTGTTTGAAATTATAAAAGGAAATGATAAAGCCAGCACAGTTTATCGTATTTTTATGTATGTTCGTTTACCCAGAACAGTTGCCGCGATGCTGGCGGGAAGCGCCCTTGCGGTTTCCGGAGCGATTATTCAGGCCGTACTTAACAATGCACTTGCGAGTCCCAATATTATCGGTATTAATTCAGGAGCGGGATTCGCCACCATGCTTTGTATGGTATTGTTTCCTGCCCAACCTTGGCTTTTGCCGCCGGCAGCTTTTATAGGCGCTTTTATTACCGCCCTAGCCGTATCAATCATTGCAATGAAAATTAATGCTTCCAAAATCACAATTATACTTACCGGTGTTGCAATCGGCAGTATTTTGACCGCAGGAATCAATACAATAAAAGAGTTTTTTCCTGATGTAATGGTGGGATCAAGCAGTTTTATGATGGGCGGATTGTCCTATGTATCGGATAAGAGCCTTAAGTTTGCCAGTGTTTATATCATATTCGGATTAATTGTTTCAATCCTGTTTTGCTGCGAGATGAATGTGCTCTCCCTGGGGGAAGATTCCGCTCATTCCCTTGGCATGAATGTCAAGGCATATCGCTTCCTGTTGCTGATGATTGCAGCTGTTTTAGCGGGAGCCGCTGTCAGCTTTGCGGGGCTGTTGGGATTTGTTGGTTTAATTGTTCCTCATGGAGTGCGCGTTTTTGTCGGCGAAGACAATAAGACAGTGATTCCTTCCTGCGTCCTTGCCGGGGCGATTTTTGTTACCGCCTGTGATCTTCTGGCGCGTCTGGCCTTTGCACCATTCGAGTTACCGGTGGGCATTGTGATGTCTTTCTTGGGCGGACCGTTCTTTATCTGGCTTTTACTCACAAAAAGGAGACATATCAATGCTTAATTTATTACATCTTACAGGAGGATACAATGGAGAGGTCAAGGTAAAAAACATCAGCGCTGAGTTCAAGAAGAATGAAATTACAGCTATTGTAGGCCCTAACGGTTGTGGTAAGAGTACCCTTTTAAAGCTGATGGTCAGGCTCTTAAAACCGATGTCCGGTAAAATAATATTGGATGATTCAGATGTTTCTTCTCTGGCCCGAAAAGAATTTGCACAAAAAGTATCATTCTTACCGCAAGCACGTGGTGTACCGCATATGTCGGCAGGTTCGCTGGTATTTCATGGCAGATACCCTTACCTTACTTATTCTCGAAAATACTCTAAGAAAGATTATGAAGCGGTTGAGAATGCATTCATGATAACGGGAACAGATAAATTCCGTGACATTCCGTTGGAACGTCTTTCCGGCGGTGAGAGGCAAAAAGTTTATATCGCCATGTTGATTGCACAGGATACCGATATTGTTTTATTAGACGAACCGACTACCTACTTGGACATGAATCACCAATTCGAGTTAATGAACATCATAAAAAGTCTTAAGCAGCAAGGCAAAACAGTGATTACCGTCCTGCATGATTTGAGCTTAGCGCTTCAATATGCTGATCAGGTAATCGTCATGGATCAGGGCGAGCTTACCGCTTGCGGCACTTCTAATGATATCTGCCTGTCCAGAACGATTGATAAAGTGTTTCATATCCGTACGCAGGTGGTATCCTCTTCTCATTATGTTTTTTCACCAAAGGAAAAGGATTGATATTGTCACTTGAAACGTATTCAATATTGAAAAAATTAATACCACAAAACAAAACTCCCGAAGAGTTTGGCAGTCCAGTGATGCCAACTTTGCGGGAGTTTTCAATTTTATAAGATGATTCAAGTTAGGTGTTGCTCATGCTTTCGTATTTCTTTTTAAGATAATCTGCAAGAGCGGCAATTCCAGCTGCCGGTGCACCTGTTTTTAGGCTTGTCTCAAAAACAGGTGCCTGAGAAACGGCACGAAGACCCTTGAGAAAATTCTCACTGTTGAAGCCAACTGCTTCCTTAAGGTCACACTTTGTAAGTGCAACCACATCGATGTAACTGAACATTGGAACATATTTGAACGGCTTGTCGTCACCTTCCGGCATACTTGCGGCAAGCAGGCGAACTGATTCGCCAAGATCAAATTCGGCGGGGCAGATGAGGTTGCCGACATTTTCGATAAAAACGATGGCGTCTCTCATATCAATTTGGTCAGCACCAACTCGGATCACGCGCGAATCCAAGTGGCATTCACCGCAGGTGTTGATCTGGGATGAATGAATTCCTTGTTTTTCAAGATTTTCAGCGTCAATGGATGAAGCAATATCGCCTTCAATAACGCCCACGGTAATATCCTTCAGTTCCTTGGCAATTGCGGAGATGAGTGTTGTTTTACCAGCGCCGGGAGCGCCCATAAGATTTACAGCCAGAATATGTCTTTCAGCAAAATATTTTCGATTTTCTTCTGCGAGTTTCTCATTGCCCTCCAGCAGTTCTTTCATTATAATTATTTCCATTTAACTTCACCTTTCAAACTTTGATTGATTTGCCCTTGCGGACCAGTATAGACCATCTGTTTACTGGCCGTCAAAAGACCTAATATAAAATTCACACCCAGTACCTTTTACAAGAACCGCATCACCGCCGCAGTCAGGGCAGTTGAAACTTTTCTCATGCGGGAATTCTTTACTGCATTGCTTACATTTGAGCATTGCAGGTTTGTGCTCAAATGTGAGTTTTGCGCCCGCACAAACACTGTTTTCAGCAACAACTTCAAAATACATCTGTACCGATTCACCGATGATTGAGGAAAGCTCGCCGATTACAAGATTAATCTGTGTAACATTCTCAATTCCACGCTTTTTGGCTTCCTCGTCCATCACGCGCACAATATCAAGAACCACAGGCAATTCATGCATTTTGGTTCCTCCGTTTTGACTTCTATCTTTTTATTCCTGAAAATAAATAAATCTCAGAAGTATCTGCAAGTATATCAATATTAAAATAGTTGGAAAATTCGGCAGCTTCTTCTTTTGCAGATCGCAAAGGCCATGAAATTTTACTTACCATTCTACCAGTATGACAGTAGTTGATGGAATTCCTGCTCTCACAATGAGCAATCATGACTCTCCCGCCAACTTTTAACAACTTAGATATGTGTTCGGAAAGTTTGGATTTATCGGAAAAGTGGGGATAGGCACTAAATATTATTGCTGTGTCAAAACCTGTTTCATGTACGTCAAATAAATCTGATGCGAGTAACTGCAAACGTGAATCGGTGAACTTGCTGTGTGCTTTGGCAATCATTTCATCAGATAGGTCAACACCCAAAATCATAGCTGGATTGCGGGAAAGCATTTCGGGGAACATTACACCCGTTCCACAGGCGACATCTACAATACGTGAGCCTGCGGTAATGCCTGCCAGAGTTACGATCGCTGCAATTTTTTCCTGATCGTAGCTACAACAATTGTCCCATGTTTCAGCGCATTTATCAAAAAAATATTTGATTTCATTTGTCATATCTAAATTTCCAATCATCGCTATTTATGCTTTTTGACGCACAATAATTTTCGCTTTTTCCAATGCTAGAACAAGAACTGGAATCAAGATTATTTGAATCAAAATTCCAGGAAGTGCCTGAACAAAAGAACCTGAGATAAAAGCAGCAAATCCATAAGGTTTACTTGCCATATTCATAAATACAGCGTTTGCTACGCCTGAAACAATGCGCCCACCGATCATTGCGCAAATCAGCGCAGGATAGATGTTCCAGCGAAGCTTTTGGTAAAAGGCTCCGGTAAATGCGCCATAGGCACAAAGTTCAAGCATCATAGCTGCCGCTGTTGGAAAAATTGGCGGCATACCGGTTATGACGGAAGATAAGAGCGGCACAAAAAATCCACAGATTGCTCCGTATGGCCACCCAAATATAAATCCACAGAGTAGAACAGGAATATGCATCGGCAAAAATGTCGTGCCAGCGCCGAACATGTGGAAAAATGTTGGCAAAACGAGTCCAAGCGCCATACATAGTGCCGTTCCGGTGAGATTTACAGTCATTGTTTTTTTCATTTTTTAAGTTCTCCCTCTAAATTTCTAATATAAAGTACTTATTGTGTATTGAAAAAATATTCCCCCATTCTTCTGTAAAAAAGAACCACGAAAAGAGCCGTTACATACGGCATCCCTTCATGGTTAGTTAATTAAATAATATTATCTATATGATATGATATGTAAAGTCTTCATGGCTTTATTAGTTAATATTTTGACATAAAATATTAAAAAAGTCAATCTTTTATCTTTATTTGACTTGTCTGTAGGGCAATCTGCAAGCAAGTGACATTGTTTATCCCTGCACTCTGAAACTTCTGCTGCGCTAAATTCATCATATCTTCGGAGTAATCCATACAGGTTATCTGTGCGTTTTTTATGTGCTGATATTTGGGCGTCGTAAACAGTGCTGTTCCAACCGGGATATCCAGCAACTTTCCGCCGAAATTGTCTGGAATCCAGTTTAACAATTTGCCCGCGTAGGCTGTGTCGGGGAATCCCCATACAAGCTTGCAGGCAAGCTTTGCCCATAATCTTTTTGTAGACAGCAGACTATCATAAGATTTTGCACCGCACTTGTAACCATTGTGAACTTTTTCCTGCCGATTCATTATTTTTCCTCCTGTTTCTTATGAGCTTCCACATACGTTAATGGAAAGTCAGATTTCAATACCTGTTTTCGGTCTATAGTAAATCCATTTTGAATTAGAAAGCCGCAGTATTCCCGCTCCGTCCATTTGTGGTACGCTTTAAATCCGAATCGTTCCATCAGGGCAGCTTTTATGATACCGGCTTTATTGTTTTCGGCATGAGTAAATGTCGGAGCTATTAAAATCCCGTCATTTTTCAAAACACGGCGGATGTTTTTCAGAGCCAGTTCCGGATCCGGCATAATGTGAAGTGCGTTTGAGATAATGACGCAG of the uncultured Caproiciproducens sp. genome contains:
- a CDS encoding energy-coupling factor ABC transporter permease, coding for MNKKQRKIVAAATAFALAFGITPVVSAMHIMEGYLPPAYCIAWGVVSVPFLVAGYFSIKKTLSNNRKSITILAMAGAFVFVLSSLKIPSVTGSCSHMTGTGLGAILFGPSAVGILGIIVLIFQAILLAHGGLTTLGANTFSMAIAGPFLSYGIYKLCQKLKVNRYAGIFLAASIGDLFTYCVTSIELALAYPSANGGVAASALKFLAVFAPTQVPLAIIEGILTVVIIMGLETYAKSELTDLGVLNGGKA
- a CDS encoding cobalt transport protein CbiN, which encodes MSKTKNKVIILLVIAALIALIPLFTLKGAEFGGSDDAGSQVISQITGSEYQRWFKPVMETWIGGELPGEIESLLFCVQTGIGVGVIAFLMGRFVERNKKENREKKTQ
- a CDS encoding sirohydrochlorin cobaltochelatase encodes the protein MNKKAILIVSFGTSHSDTKKNTIDQIELDIKNAYPEYMIYRAFTSKIIIKILKNRDGINISTVAEAMERMKMDGVEEVIVQPTHILNGIENDSMIQDVNFYKKGFNSIKFGAPLLNSTADYWRVIGAFVKKLPKISKHEAIVCMGHGTEHYTNAAYAALDYMLKDDGYDDIYVATVEAYPALTDIIKRLKKNKYNKIILTPFMIVSGDHAKNDMAGVQGKSWRTILEKEGFEVSCVLEGLGENEEIRRIFVDHIKDAKQAATC
- a CDS encoding ABC transporter substrate-binding protein — translated: MLTEKNHRKHIVASVLCLSLIIGVLTSCNQMNPSQVSSSTEAGDASVKSTAFTDAIGNKVEATSAKRVIALMGSFAETWLNAGGTLVGVTSDAYTGHQMNLSKDVVNLGLYTNPSMEKIISLKPDFIILSADTTEHVKLCKTLRQAGLNAACFKVNTFGDYLKMLQICTQITGRNDLYEKNGTVIEKQIDTVIAGANGKKSPSVLFVRAYSSGYKALNSSSMTGVMLKDLGATNIADNDRNLLDNLSMDAIIERDPDYILVVTMGSNEKKALALIDQQLKSNPAWAGLKAVKNNKYYVIPRDLFHYKPNARWGESYEYLSKLLYGD
- a CDS encoding iron ABC transporter permease — encoded protein: MSIFQSFFMGTNHRRFHWNSLKRIPWFVFFPIVLIIVAILSLTLGTVTITPVQLFEIIKGNDKASTVYRIFMYVRLPRTVAAMLAGSALAVSGAIIQAVLNNALASPNIIGINSGAGFATMLCMVLFPAQPWLLPPAAFIGAFITALAVSIIAMKINASKITIILTGVAIGSILTAGINTIKEFFPDVMVGSSSFMMGGLSYVSDKSLKFASVYIIFGLIVSILFCCEMNVLSLGEDSAHSLGMNVKAYRFLLLMIAAVLAGAAVSFAGLLGFVGLIVPHGVRVFVGEDNKTVIPSCVLAGAIFVTACDLLARLAFAPFELPVGIVMSFLGGPFFIWLLLTKRRHINA
- a CDS encoding ABC transporter ATP-binding protein, whose protein sequence is MLNLLHLTGGYNGEVKVKNISAEFKKNEITAIVGPNGCGKSTLLKLMVRLLKPMSGKIILDDSDVSSLARKEFAQKVSFLPQARGVPHMSAGSLVFHGRYPYLTYSRKYSKKDYEAVENAFMITGTDKFRDIPLERLSGGERQKVYIAMLIAQDTDIVLLDEPTTYLDMNHQFELMNIIKSLKQQGKTVITVLHDLSLALQYADQVIVMDQGELTACGTSNDICLSRTIDKVFHIRTQVVSSSHYVFSPKEKD
- the hypB gene encoding hydrogenase nickel incorporation protein HypB; the protein is MEIIIMKELLEGNEKLAEENRKYFAERHILAVNLMGAPGAGKTTLISAIAKELKDITVGVIEGDIASSIDAENLEKQGIHSSQINTCGECHLDSRVIRVGADQIDMRDAIVFIENVGNLICPAEFDLGESVRLLAASMPEGDDKPFKYVPMFSYIDVVALTKCDLKEAVGFNSENFLKGLRAVSQAPVFETSLKTGAPAAGIAALADYLKKKYESMSNT
- the hypA gene encoding hydrogenase maturation nickel metallochaperone HypA, whose amino-acid sequence is MHELPVVLDIVRVMDEEAKKRGIENVTQINLVIGELSSIIGESVQMYFEVVAENSVCAGAKLTFEHKPAMLKCKQCSKEFPHEKSFNCPDCGGDAVLVKGTGCEFYIRSFDGQ
- a CDS encoding class I SAM-dependent methyltransferase; this translates as MTNEIKYFFDKCAETWDNCCSYDQEKIAAIVTLAGITAGSRIVDVACGTGVMFPEMLSRNPAMILGVDLSDEMIAKAHSKFTDSRLQLLASDLFDVHETGFDTAIIFSAYPHFSDKSKLSEHISKLLKVGGRVMIAHCESRNSINYCHTGRMVSKISWPLRSAKEEAAEFSNYFNIDILADTSEIYLFSGIKR
- a CDS encoding ECF transporter S component, which gives rise to MKKTMTVNLTGTALCMALGLVLPTFFHMFGAGTTFLPMHIPVLLCGFIFGWPYGAICGFFVPLLSSVITGMPPIFPTAAAMMLELCAYGAFTGAFYQKLRWNIYPALICAMIGGRIVSGVANAVFMNMASKPYGFAAFISGSFVQALPGILIQIILIPVLVLALEKAKIIVRQKA
- a CDS encoding methyltransferase domain-containing protein; the protein is MNRQEKVHNGYKCGAKSYDSLLSTKRLWAKLACKLVWGFPDTAYAGKLLNWIPDNFGGKLLDIPVGTALFTTPKYQHIKNAQITCMDYSEDMMNLAQQKFQSAGINNVTCLQIALQTSQIKIKD